From Amphritea atlantica, a single genomic window includes:
- a CDS encoding malate dehydrogenase → MSEDMKQAALDYHEFPRPGKISVELTTSAESARDLALAYSPGVAEPVRAIAENPDNAYRYTAKGNLVAVITNGTAILGLGDLGPLASKPVMEGKALLFKRFAGIDSVDIEVDSESPQALIDTVARIADTFGGINLEDIKAPECFEVERALIERCNIPVFHDDQHGTAIVTAAGMINALEIAGKKLEEAQVVCLGAGAAAHACMKLLVNMGAKVENIFMIDRTGVIHSGRENLTPEKAAFASETDKRTLDDAIEGADVFVGLSGPNLLSGEQLAKMAPTPVVFACANPDPEIKPELAHSVRDDVIMATGRSDYPNQVNNVLGFPFIFRGALDVRASAINEEMKAAAVRALADLAKEPIPQDVLDAYELSSLEFGPQYIIPKPTDSRLLGVVSQAVAQAAIDSGVARLPLPAHYPLTTVDALLNR, encoded by the coding sequence ATGTCTGAAGATATGAAACAAGCTGCACTCGATTATCACGAGTTCCCTCGCCCGGGTAAGATCAGTGTTGAGCTGACTACTTCTGCTGAGTCTGCCCGCGACCTGGCGCTGGCTTACAGCCCAGGTGTTGCTGAGCCTGTACGTGCCATAGCAGAAAACCCTGATAACGCTTATCGCTACACCGCTAAAGGTAATCTGGTAGCTGTTATTACGAATGGTACTGCTATTCTGGGTCTTGGCGATCTGGGGCCTTTGGCGTCCAAGCCTGTTATGGAAGGTAAAGCGCTGTTGTTTAAGCGGTTCGCCGGAATTGATTCTGTCGATATCGAGGTTGACTCTGAAAGTCCTCAGGCTCTGATCGATACCGTTGCCCGTATTGCTGATACCTTTGGCGGTATCAATCTGGAAGATATTAAAGCGCCGGAATGCTTCGAGGTTGAGCGTGCTTTGATCGAGCGTTGTAATATTCCTGTTTTCCATGATGATCAGCACGGTACTGCTATTGTTACCGCTGCCGGTATGATTAATGCTCTGGAAATTGCCGGTAAGAAGCTGGAAGAAGCTCAGGTTGTCTGCCTTGGCGCGGGTGCTGCGGCGCATGCTTGTATGAAACTGCTGGTGAATATGGGTGCTAAGGTCGAAAATATCTTTATGATTGACCGTACCGGTGTTATTCATTCAGGTCGTGAAAATCTGACCCCTGAGAAGGCTGCATTTGCCTCTGAGACTGATAAGCGTACGCTGGATGATGCTATTGAGGGCGCCGATGTGTTTGTTGGCCTGTCAGGGCCAAACCTGCTGAGTGGAGAGCAGCTGGCTAAGATGGCGCCGACGCCTGTCGTGTTTGCCTGTGCTAACCCTGATCCTGAAATTAAGCCTGAGCTGGCTCACTCTGTTCGTGATGATGTCATCATGGCAACGGGTCGTTCTGATTACCCTAACCAGGTTAATAACGTGCTGGGTTTCCCTTTCATCTTCCGTGGAGCGCTGGATGTTCGAGCCTCTGCAATTAATGAAGAGATGAAAGCCGCTGCGGTACGCGCTTTGGCAGATCTGGCCAAAGAGCCTATTCCTCAGGATGTGCTGGATGCTTACGAGCTGAGCTCTCTGGAATTTGGTCCTCAGTATATTATTCCTAAGCCGACAGACTCTCGTCTGCTGGGCGTTGTGTCTCAGGCCGTGGCTCAGGCTGCGATCGATTCAGGTGTTGCTCGTCTGCCGTTGCCTGCGCATTACCCGCTGACAACTGTTGATGCTCTGCTTAACCGCTAA
- the rpmE gene encoding 50S ribosomal protein L31: MKKDIHPEYSEISASCSCGNVVKTHSTVCKDIHIDVCSQCHPFYTGKQKDATTGGRVDRFNKRFGGRGLKK, from the coding sequence ATGAAAAAAGATATCCATCCAGAATACTCCGAGATCAGCGCTAGCTGCTCTTGTGGAAACGTTGTAAAGACGCATTCGACTGTTTGTAAAGACATCCATATCGACGTATGCAGTCAATGCCACCCGTTCTATACCGGTAAGCAGAAAGATGCGACTACTGGTGGTCGTGTTGATCGCTTCAACAAGCGTTTCGGCGGACGTGGTCTTAAGAAGTAA